A stretch of DNA from Apis cerana isolate GH-2021 linkage group LG8, AcerK_1.0, whole genome shotgun sequence:
ttttttaaataaaaaatatttaaaaatttttttgaattaatgatatcaatttcgtaaatattaatatttaatatacatcgaagttcatttatagaaaatatatattctttctacatattttttaacaaaatatcaatagttttatttcttttttttttattagaataatataatacaataatataataaagattaatattatttttcgaactcataaatttataaatatagataaataatgtaagaaaaataaaaataggatgaaaattgtgaaatcaatgctataaataaaatatatatgttaataaggAGAACAAATCATAAGAATAAGATAGAgagaataagaattgattatcAATGCCATTTTTTGTGTATttaatctctttaaaaaattatctttttaaaatattcaaaagataaCGCTAATcgtcaattcttattttatcttgtttatGAAGAGATGTCTTGCATATTCAAAAGATGatattactaaataaattaataaattatattttatgtataaatttttgctttatatttaagatttttttttgattgactGCAGGTACTATTTATAAGagtttattagattattgaaatttcataagtcaaattcaaattttaaatatatttcttttaatttatttacattagtaataaaaatattatataagtttatacattaaatgtttcatttaaaaaatacatagtaataatgttttatatatatttttataattcataattttttaacaacttacttgaaatatattataatctatgtaactcttcttttattttttttaaatactatttacaaaatatatattataaattattaatatgttattgttaattaataatataagttgaatcaatttttaattttttagcttTATTTCCagtatctattattttctttgttttgctTTTAGAAGGATGAGgaaattgttcaatttttgaatgtCCTCCCAAACCATTAtacacaatattattaatttctatattttcctaaatcgataatctttataagtaaaaaaaaaatatatatacatatattataaatatatactatttttaaaattattatatatattcttacatttttCGTATATGTTTCTTGAATTCTTGGTTTTTTTGtaagaattgaagaatttaattttattatattatttttctgaaatgtATGCTGCTTTAAAGTAAATACTCCTCTTGATTTTACTGGAAGATATGGGGaatctatttcaattttctgaaaagaaattatatatatgaataataaaagaaaatttgaatatgtaacatattacaataaattatttttactgtaATAGATTGATTTTCCTCTTTTGAATTtacatcttcttttttactttttgtcttatttatatcttcaattttatcttgtttaatatcattgtttaaattattaattaaaatatcttctgtTTTTGAATTAgagtttattgattttttcattaaagatatttcttcttccatttttgCAAGCTTATtttgtaaacaaattttttcagtTTCACAAACCATTATATCTTCTTCGAGTttcctataaataatatataataataaatccaattctttaatcaatttaattttttaatattaataaaattatatacattctcTTGCTATATTCCTGAGATAAGGAATTTCGTTCCATTGAGACTTTAGTAAGTTCTTGTTGTAAACTTCTTAGATTACTTCttaattctcttcttttatttaaactaattGTCATTTgtctaaatgtaaaataaggaaatatttttttaatgtaatagagaaaaatataataataagatataaaatatgtaaaatataaatcatattcaatTACCTTTTCATCacagatatatatgtaatcaaTGTACTAGGATCATTTGTTCTTGATATCATCTCATCTACGTCTTCTATTGAAGcttcaattaacatttttatacttaaacaaaaaatatatttattaaataatatttaaatacaatgaaaTGCTACATATTTGcacatactttttataattttcaacatttttttgtaattgctccatttctttttttattttttcaatttctaaattttgctctttaaaatatttaatttgttctttAAGAGCATAAATAGTGCTAgtcttctcttttatttctttctctgtttTTCCTACTTCTtgttttaatccttttttttgtttttctaatgtttcaatcttttctgtataatgcttaatatctttctcttttaacataagttgaaaatttaatttgtcaaTTTTGTCTTGTAAAGAGTATGTATCTTCATTAATAGCATCATTAttggcaaaattaaaatatattctatgaatCTTATTGAGTGTAGTCCTTTCTCTACAATGTGGACAAGTTTTGGAtctgcataaaaaaaattaat
This window harbors:
- the LOC107999940 gene encoding E3 ubiquitin-protein ligase TRAIP isoform X2, yielding MNIVCVICSDLLIPSDDVFYTPCGHIFHFACVTQWLERSKTCPHCRERTTLNKIHRIYFNFANNDAINEDTYSLQDKIDKLNFQLMLKEKDIKHYTEKIETLEKQKKGLKQEVGKTEKEIKEKTSTIYALKEQIKYFKEQNLEIEKIKKEMEQLQKNVENYKNIKMLIEASIEDVDEMISRTNDPSTLITYISVMKRQMTISLNKRRELRSNLRSLQQELTKVSMERNSLSQEYSKRMKLEEDIMVCETEKICLQNKLAKMEEEISLMKKSINSNSKTEDILINNLNNDIKQDKIEDINKTKSKKEDVNSKEENQSITKIEIDSPYLPVKSRGVFTLKQHTFQKNNIIKLNSSILTKKPRIQETYTKNIIDLGKYRN
- the LOC107999940 gene encoding E3 ubiquitin-protein ligase TRAIP isoform X1 codes for the protein MNIVCVICSDLLIPSDDVFYTPCGHIFHFACVTQWLERSKTCPHCRERTTLNKIHRIYFNFANNDAINEDTYSLQDKIDKLNFQLMLKEKDIKHYTEKIETLEKQKKGLKQEVGKTEKEIKEKTSTIYALKEQIKYFKEQNLEIEKIKKEMEQLQKNVENYKNIKMLIEASIEDVDEMISRTNDPSTLITYISVMKRQMTISLNKRRELRSNLRSLQQELTKVSMERNSLSQEYSKRMKLEEDIMVCETEKICLQNKLAKMEEEISLMKKSINSNSKTEDILINNLNNDIKQDKIEDINKTKSKKEDVNSKEENQSITKIEIDSPYLPVKSRGVFTLKQHTFQKNNIIKLNSSILTKKPRIQETYTKNENIEINNIVYNGLGGHSKIEQFPHPSKSKTKKIIDTGNKAKKLKIDSTYIIN